A stretch of the Sorangium aterium genome encodes the following:
- a CDS encoding NmrA/HSCARG family protein, which yields MEATTEPVLVTGATGRQGGAVAAALLGRGVPVRALVRDPGVAPAIALRARGAALVRGNFDDPGSLRIACEGARAVFSVQHPSMADPESDSERLQGKNLVEAARAVGVPQFIHTSVSGAGAHHRRAPGWELERGHIRNYWESKAYTEELVKNAGFRFWTLIKPSFFMENFVRPSIMFEGGTGDRLLTTIAPDTELALVAVQDIGAAAAAAVQEPSRFHGVELELASERLTMREIARALARALDLPIEAPSLTADEAIARGLMPTIARPHERLNHHGSPATPEAARALGIPLTNFETWLRHHPL from the coding sequence ATTGAAGCGACCACCGAGCCGGTGCTGGTCACCGGCGCCACGGGGAGGCAAGGCGGGGCCGTCGCCGCTGCGCTGCTCGGGCGAGGCGTCCCCGTGCGTGCGCTCGTTCGTGACCCTGGCGTGGCTCCTGCAATCGCGTTGCGCGCTCGAGGCGCGGCCCTCGTGCGGGGCAACTTCGACGACCCCGGCTCGCTGCGCATCGCCTGCGAGGGGGCGCGGGCGGTGTTCTCCGTGCAGCACCCGAGCATGGCCGATCCCGAGTCGGACTCCGAGCGACTACAGGGGAAGAACCTCGTCGAGGCAGCCCGGGCCGTCGGCGTGCCCCAGTTCATCCACACCTCGGTGTCCGGAGCCGGCGCGCACCACCGGCGAGCGCCGGGCTGGGAGCTCGAGCGAGGCCATATTCGCAATTACTGGGAGAGCAAGGCGTACACCGAAGAGCTTGTGAAGAACGCCGGATTCCGCTTCTGGACCCTCATCAAGCCGTCCTTCTTCATGGAGAACTTCGTCCGCCCTTCCATCATGTTCGAGGGGGGCACGGGGGACCGCCTGCTCACCACGATCGCGCCTGACACGGAGCTGGCCCTGGTCGCCGTGCAGGACATCGGGGCAGCGGCCGCAGCCGCTGTCCAGGAGCCGTCACGGTTCCACGGCGTGGAGCTCGAGCTCGCGAGCGAACGGTTGACGATGCGCGAGATCGCCCGTGCCCTGGCCCGTGCGCTCGACCTTCCCATCGAAGCTCCGTCGCTCACGGCCGACGAGGCCATCGCCCGGGGTCTGATGCCCACGATTGCGCGCCCGCACGAGCGGCTGAATCACCACGGCAGCCCGGCCACGCCCGAGGCGGCACGGGCGCTTGGCATTCCACTCACCAACTTCGAGACCTGGCTTCGACACCACCCTCTGTGA
- a CDS encoding chemotaxis protein CheB: MAPYVVGIGASAGGLEALEHFFENIPKESGMAFVVVQHLSPDFKSLMDEILGRRTELPIHLVENGMLVEPDHVYLIPPKKEMIISGDRLLLSERDRDQELALPIDVFFRSLAQDCGPRAIAVVLSGGGSDGSRGIRAVHDAGGLVVVQDVDSAQFDGMPKTARDAGVADCVLPPQDMPRVLLDHVRSKGRSPERDAVRVDQGMSAVYRMLEEQFGIDFTHYKPSTVTRRIERRIQLAHTDDIEQYVKRLKSKSSELDVLYRDLLIGVTRFFRNEEAFGILERSVLPELLRAGPRDAPFRVWVAGCATGEEVYSLAILLHELTSRNGQRPFKVFATDVHHGSLEIATRGLYEEEAVVNVSPERLERYFIRRGRSYQVVPDLRQAVVFAHHNVIKDAPFTRVDFISCRNVLIYLQPAVQQKVLSLFHFALNRGGVVFLGPSETPGHLAHDFEMVDKQWRIYRKYSDRRMQVEPRFQPASTKARSAPRSGITAPIARPPASYLLGTYDALLDEFMPPSLLVNDTGELVHAFGGASRFLKVKDGRQGLDAFEMLDCDLKMVLTGGLGRVIKERTAIVFKGVQAEGGTYKVTMRRVESRRGTLPHVLITFDAIDANDGAPRRAAVPVKEIDLDDVSREQLGALEAELGYTKQTLQAMTEQLEASNEELQAANEELLASNEELQSTNEELQSVNEELYSVNAEYQRKIADLTELGNDMENLLSSTDIGTIFLDRELKIRKFTPQIAESFNLLLQDVGRPIETFTYAVDHPELTADLKRVLATGERVERELRDRHGRSFFLRILPYRAKGTIAGVVLTLIDVSGLKAAEDALFHERYLLNSLLRSVPDAIYFKDARGRFIRTNNAMAERLGLSDPGEAAGKTGFELPGYEAALAVHKQDEVVLRTGEAQHYKLEKRVRQDGVVEWDLVTRLPLIDAARHIVGIIGIFRSVTAQKRSEEQIKDAVRRRDEFLAMLSHELRNPLGAIVHATALLKEDCSAPSGASGIDEKVVQILERQSAQMARLLDDLLEASRVTQNKIELRKRVLDLGSVVKDAADAVKNLMDTRGVDFAVIVDPEPIWVEGDPARLQQVHVNLLNNAAKYTSRGGHVTLEAKRVDGHAVVRVKDDGVGIPKEMLDTVFELFVQSSRTLDRSAGGLGVGLTLVRGLVEKHGGTVSARSEGEGKGCEFEVRLPISEPPSEQEAARGSLPGKLPRRSRVVVVEDNDDGREALCALLTRAGFECHSANHGISGIELMDEVLPHVAIVDIGLPGIDGLEFARRVREKPQHKNVYLIALTGYGQQGDRERARGAGFDEHIVKPVDLGTLKRLLAEGEPVTGESGA; encoded by the coding sequence GTGGCGCCTTACGTCGTAGGGATCGGCGCTTCCGCGGGGGGGCTCGAGGCGCTCGAGCACTTCTTCGAGAACATCCCGAAGGAGAGCGGGATGGCCTTCGTCGTGGTCCAGCACCTGTCGCCGGACTTCAAGAGCCTGATGGACGAGATCCTCGGGCGCCGCACCGAGCTGCCCATTCACCTCGTCGAGAACGGCATGCTGGTCGAGCCCGACCACGTCTATCTGATCCCGCCGAAGAAGGAGATGATCATCTCCGGCGACCGCCTCCTCCTGAGCGAGCGGGATCGCGACCAGGAGCTCGCGCTGCCCATCGACGTGTTCTTTCGATCCCTCGCGCAGGACTGCGGCCCGCGGGCGATCGCCGTGGTCCTCTCCGGGGGTGGCAGCGACGGCTCACGGGGGATCCGCGCGGTCCACGACGCGGGCGGGCTGGTCGTCGTGCAGGACGTCGACAGCGCGCAGTTCGACGGGATGCCGAAGACCGCGCGAGACGCCGGTGTGGCCGACTGCGTCCTGCCTCCCCAGGACATGCCGCGCGTCCTCCTCGATCACGTGAGGTCCAAGGGGCGTAGCCCGGAGCGGGACGCGGTCAGGGTCGATCAGGGGATGAGCGCGGTTTACAGGATGCTCGAGGAGCAGTTCGGCATCGACTTCACGCACTACAAACCGAGCACGGTCACCCGGCGCATCGAGCGGCGGATCCAGCTCGCGCATACGGACGATATCGAACAGTACGTCAAGCGCCTGAAGAGCAAGTCGAGCGAGCTCGACGTGCTCTACCGTGATCTCCTCATCGGCGTGACGCGCTTCTTCCGGAACGAGGAGGCGTTCGGCATCCTCGAGCGCTCGGTGCTCCCCGAGCTCCTGCGCGCGGGGCCGCGGGACGCCCCGTTCCGCGTGTGGGTGGCCGGCTGCGCGACGGGCGAAGAGGTCTATTCGCTCGCCATCCTCCTCCACGAGCTCACGTCCCGGAATGGCCAGCGACCGTTCAAGGTCTTCGCGACCGACGTGCACCATGGATCGCTCGAGATCGCGACGCGCGGGCTCTACGAGGAAGAGGCGGTGGTGAACGTCTCCCCCGAGCGCCTCGAGCGGTATTTCATCCGGCGCGGACGCAGCTACCAGGTTGTCCCGGACCTCCGCCAGGCGGTGGTCTTCGCGCACCACAACGTGATCAAGGACGCGCCGTTCACGCGCGTCGACTTCATCAGCTGCCGCAACGTGCTCATCTACCTTCAGCCGGCGGTGCAGCAGAAGGTCCTGAGCCTCTTTCACTTCGCGCTCAACCGCGGGGGCGTGGTCTTCCTCGGGCCCAGCGAGACGCCGGGGCACCTCGCGCACGACTTCGAGATGGTCGACAAGCAATGGCGGATCTACCGGAAGTACAGCGACCGGCGGATGCAGGTCGAGCCCCGCTTCCAGCCGGCATCGACGAAGGCCCGGAGCGCCCCGCGCTCGGGGATCACCGCGCCCATCGCGCGCCCCCCGGCGTCGTACCTGCTCGGGACCTACGACGCGCTGCTCGACGAGTTCATGCCTCCGAGCCTCCTCGTCAATGACACAGGGGAGCTCGTCCACGCGTTCGGCGGCGCGAGCCGGTTCCTGAAGGTCAAGGATGGCAGACAGGGGCTCGACGCCTTCGAGATGCTGGACTGCGACCTCAAGATGGTGCTGACGGGGGGCCTCGGGCGCGTCATCAAGGAGCGCACGGCGATCGTGTTCAAGGGGGTGCAAGCGGAGGGAGGCACCTACAAGGTCACGATGCGCCGGGTCGAGAGCCGACGAGGCACCTTGCCCCACGTCCTCATCACGTTCGACGCGATCGACGCGAACGACGGGGCGCCGCGCCGGGCGGCGGTGCCGGTGAAGGAGATCGACCTGGACGACGTGTCGCGCGAGCAGCTCGGCGCGCTCGAGGCGGAGCTCGGTTACACGAAGCAGACCTTGCAGGCGATGACCGAGCAGCTCGAGGCGAGCAACGAGGAGCTGCAGGCGGCGAACGAAGAGCTCCTCGCTTCCAACGAGGAGCTGCAGAGCACGAACGAGGAGCTCCAGAGCGTCAACGAGGAGCTCTATTCGGTGAACGCGGAGTACCAGCGGAAGATCGCCGATCTCACCGAGCTCGGAAACGACATGGAGAACCTCCTGTCGAGCACGGACATCGGCACCATCTTCCTCGACAGGGAGCTCAAGATCAGGAAATTCACGCCGCAGATCGCGGAGAGCTTCAACCTGCTCTTGCAGGACGTCGGCAGGCCGATCGAGACGTTCACGTATGCGGTCGACCACCCGGAGCTCACCGCGGATCTCAAGCGCGTGCTCGCGACGGGGGAGCGCGTGGAGCGCGAGCTGCGCGACCGGCATGGTCGCTCGTTCTTTCTTCGCATCCTCCCCTACCGTGCCAAGGGCACCATCGCGGGGGTCGTGCTCACGCTCATCGACGTGAGCGGCCTGAAGGCGGCGGAGGACGCGCTCTTCCACGAGCGCTATCTCCTGAACAGCCTGCTCCGCAGCGTGCCCGACGCGATCTACTTCAAGGACGCGCGCGGCCGGTTCATTCGCACGAACAACGCCATGGCGGAGCGCCTCGGCCTCTCCGATCCAGGCGAAGCGGCGGGTAAGACCGGCTTCGAGCTGCCTGGGTACGAGGCGGCGCTCGCCGTTCACAAGCAGGACGAGGTGGTGCTGCGGACCGGCGAGGCGCAGCATTACAAGCTGGAGAAGCGCGTGCGGCAGGATGGCGTCGTGGAGTGGGACCTCGTCACGCGGCTCCCGCTCATCGACGCGGCGCGCCACATCGTGGGTATCATCGGGATCTTCCGGAGCGTCACCGCGCAAAAGCGATCGGAGGAGCAGATCAAGGACGCCGTGCGCAGGCGCGACGAGTTCCTCGCCATGCTGTCGCACGAGCTCCGCAACCCTCTTGGCGCGATCGTCCACGCCACGGCGCTGCTCAAGGAAGACTGCTCCGCGCCTTCCGGCGCGTCCGGGATTGACGAGAAGGTCGTCCAGATCCTCGAGCGTCAGTCCGCGCAGATGGCGCGCCTGCTCGACGATCTGCTGGAGGCGAGCCGCGTCACGCAGAACAAGATCGAGCTTCGAAAGCGCGTGCTCGACCTCGGCTCGGTGGTGAAGGACGCCGCCGACGCGGTCAAGAACCTCATGGACACGCGCGGCGTCGATTTCGCGGTCATCGTCGATCCCGAGCCGATCTGGGTCGAGGGCGACCCAGCGCGGCTCCAGCAGGTTCACGTGAACCTGCTCAACAACGCTGCGAAGTACACCTCGCGAGGGGGTCATGTCACGCTGGAGGCCAAGCGCGTGGACGGACACGCGGTGGTCCGCGTGAAGGACGACGGCGTCGGGATCCCGAAGGAGATGCTCGACACGGTGTTCGAGCTCTTCGTGCAATCGAGCCGCACCCTGGACCGATCGGCGGGGGGGCTCGGCGTGGGGCTCACCCTCGTCCGAGGCCTCGTCGAAAAGCACGGCGGCACCGTGAGCGCGCGGAGCGAGGGAGAGGGCAAAGGGTGCGAGTTCGAGGTGCGGCTGCCGATCTCCGAGCCGCCATCCGAGCAGGAGGCGGCGCGCGGCTCGCTGCCCGGGAAGCTCCCCAGGAGATCGCGGGTCGTCGTCGTGGAGGACAACGACGACGGCCGCGAGGCGCTCTGCGCGCTCCTGACGCGCGCCGGGTTCGAGTGCCATTCGGCGAATCACGGGATCTCGGGGATCGAGCTCATGGACGAGGTGCTCCCGCACGTGGCCATCGTGGACATCGGGCTGCCGGGGATCGACGGCCTCGAGTTCGCGCGCCGCGTTCGAGAGAAGCCCCAGCACAAGAACGTCTATCTGATCGCGCTCACCGGCTACGGGCAGCAGGGCGACCGCGAGAGGGCGCGTGGAGCCGGGTTTGACGAGCACATCGTGAAGCCCGTCGATCTCGGCACGCTCAAGCGGCTGCTCGCCGAAGGCGAGCCGGTGACGGGCGAGAGCGGCGCCTGA
- a CDS encoding lysylphosphatidylglycerol synthase transmembrane domain-containing protein yields the protein MPLLAPDAARDAHDEPVPGARSRPGAGAVALRWLGVAIAAAALWSTLRGADLPSVAALIASVGAPMMALALVPNLVARLFQAEASRRVFDTCNPASGRPAPFSRYLALTLSTEALNMSVPAGAALSESVTFYLLHRWCGTPGPQAVAGIAVRRALIVLANAAYVGIALALGFGHLERASRPLIGGPGLPWLVVLSGLGLLAVALALAGALLSGTVASRVFAWLKRLPGQRVKAYIDARAAAFSATDRHAAALAERRPALAAAALLLLGMWLAEGAETYFFLRLLGVDVSLPEVLSFEVVLALLRAAAFMVPAGLGVQDAGYVAFLTALGVPAAATVGAAFVLIKRAKELVWIALGLLVFFGGRAAFRPAPAPMAGSEATR from the coding sequence ATGCCCCTCCTTGCCCCTGACGCTGCCCGTGACGCCCACGATGAGCCTGTCCCCGGGGCGCGATCCCGCCCGGGCGCGGGCGCCGTCGCGCTGAGGTGGCTCGGGGTCGCCATCGCGGCGGCGGCGCTCTGGAGCACGCTGCGCGGCGCGGATCTCCCGAGCGTCGCGGCGCTCATCGCCTCGGTGGGGGCGCCGATGATGGCGCTCGCCCTGGTTCCCAACCTCGTCGCGCGGCTCTTCCAGGCCGAGGCGAGCCGGCGCGTCTTCGACACGTGCAACCCCGCGTCCGGGCGGCCGGCGCCGTTCTCCCGGTACCTCGCGCTCACGCTGTCGACCGAGGCGCTCAACATGAGCGTCCCCGCCGGCGCTGCCCTCTCCGAGTCGGTCACGTTCTATCTGCTGCACCGGTGGTGCGGGACCCCGGGGCCGCAGGCCGTCGCCGGCATCGCGGTGCGCAGGGCGCTGATCGTCCTCGCGAACGCCGCCTACGTGGGGATCGCCCTCGCGCTCGGCTTCGGCCACCTGGAGCGCGCCTCGCGCCCCCTGATCGGCGGGCCGGGGCTCCCGTGGCTCGTGGTCCTCTCGGGGCTCGGCCTGCTCGCCGTGGCGCTCGCGCTCGCGGGCGCGCTCCTCTCGGGGACGGTCGCGTCTCGGGTCTTCGCGTGGCTCAAGCGCCTGCCCGGCCAGCGCGTGAAGGCCTATATCGACGCGAGGGCCGCGGCCTTCTCCGCGACCGACCGGCACGCGGCCGCGCTCGCGGAGCGCCGCCCCGCGCTCGCGGCCGCGGCGCTGCTGCTGCTCGGGATGTGGCTCGCCGAGGGCGCCGAGACGTACTTCTTCCTCCGGCTCCTCGGGGTCGACGTCTCGCTCCCCGAGGTCCTCTCGTTCGAGGTCGTCCTCGCGCTCCTCCGCGCCGCCGCCTTCATGGTGCCTGCCGGGCTCGGCGTGCAGGACGCCGGCTATGTCGCCTTCCTGACCGCGCTCGGCGTGCCCGCCGCCGCCACGGTGGGCGCCGCCTTCGTCCTCATCAAGAGAGCCAAGGAGCTCGTGTGGATAGCGCTCGGCCTGCTCGTGTTCTTCGGCGGCCGGGCGGCGTTCCGCCCCGCGCCCGCCCCCATGGCGGGAAGCGAGGCGACGAGATGA
- a CDS encoding PAS domain S-box protein — protein sequence MATDQDSIERLRVENAGLRKEIDRLHEQLGRREERTRLILQAAGEGFHVVGMNGDILDCNPSFAGIVGYDRSELLTMHIGEIDPRPPHEVAMVIEEIKAKGSLRFLARHRHKDGHLIDVEVSSHLVQSGDEQFFSAFSRPLTEQLRREQALRESEQKFRAIFDETSMFIGLLTPHGDLIERNRTMADFTGARPGEARGGPLWQAPFWVGGASAGERIKECVRRAAAGAPSSCEVQIHGPGGRVATLDLKMKPILDTLGQSVLLIAEGYDVTELRRAEAERAALQAQMIDAQEATIRELSTPLIPLDAGILVMPLVGRLDRVRIEQLLERLLQGVVAQRAVTVILDVTGVPVVDAEIADSLIRAAQAVKLLGAEVILTGVGPEVAQTMVSIGIDLREIVTLSSLQSGLHHALGRSRRGVGRRSGGPRRRDG from the coding sequence GTGGCGACGGATCAGGACAGCATCGAGCGGCTCCGGGTGGAGAACGCCGGATTGCGAAAGGAGATCGACAGGCTCCATGAGCAGCTGGGGCGCCGGGAGGAACGGACGCGGCTCATCCTGCAGGCGGCCGGCGAGGGCTTCCACGTCGTCGGGATGAACGGGGACATCCTCGACTGCAATCCATCCTTCGCCGGCATCGTGGGTTACGACCGGAGCGAGCTCCTGACGATGCACATCGGCGAGATCGACCCGCGGCCGCCGCACGAGGTCGCCATGGTCATCGAGGAGATCAAGGCCAAGGGGTCGCTCCGCTTCCTCGCGAGGCACCGCCACAAGGACGGCCACCTGATCGACGTCGAGGTCAGCTCTCACCTCGTCCAGAGCGGTGATGAGCAGTTCTTCTCCGCCTTCTCGCGGCCCCTCACGGAGCAGCTGAGGCGCGAGCAGGCGCTGCGCGAGAGCGAGCAGAAGTTCCGGGCGATCTTCGACGAGACCTCGATGTTCATCGGCCTGCTCACCCCGCACGGGGACCTGATCGAGCGCAACCGGACGATGGCCGATTTCACCGGGGCGCGGCCGGGCGAAGCGCGCGGCGGGCCGCTCTGGCAGGCGCCGTTCTGGGTCGGCGGAGCGAGCGCAGGGGAGCGGATCAAGGAGTGCGTCCGCCGGGCAGCGGCGGGCGCGCCGTCGTCGTGCGAGGTCCAGATCCACGGGCCCGGCGGGCGCGTGGCAACGCTCGACCTCAAGATGAAGCCGATCCTCGACACGCTGGGCCAGAGCGTCCTCCTGATCGCCGAGGGGTACGACGTGACCGAGCTCCGGCGGGCCGAGGCGGAGCGCGCGGCGCTTCAAGCGCAGATGATCGACGCGCAGGAGGCGACCATCCGGGAGCTCTCGACGCCGCTCATCCCGCTCGACGCGGGGATCCTGGTGATGCCCCTCGTCGGGCGGCTCGACCGGGTGCGCATCGAGCAGCTGCTGGAGCGCTTGCTCCAGGGGGTGGTGGCGCAGCGCGCGGTCACCGTCATCCTCGACGTCACCGGCGTGCCGGTGGTGGACGCCGAGATCGCGGACTCGCTGATCAGGGCGGCCCAGGCGGTGAAGCTGCTCGGCGCGGAGGTCATCCTCACCGGCGTCGGCCCCGAGGTGGCGCAGACGATGGTGAGCATCGGCATCGACCTGCGGGAGATCGTCACGCTGAGCTCGCTCCAGAGCGGGCTCCACCACGCGCTGGGGCGCTCTCGCCGTGGCGTCGGGAGGAGGTCGGGCGGCCCGCGGCGCCGCGACGGGTGA
- a CDS encoding HugZ family pyridoxamine 5'-phosphate oxidase — protein sequence MSTSTDHGRPGAGPAPAADPPLQGAKAPSHAERCRTLAQRARAATLCTLARDPAGYPYGSLVAVTVDGHGRPLLLLSALAEHTGNLKVRAEASLLLAEPAEGLADPLALGRMTLMGPCRSLEGAEAAAARTSFLAAHPRASYYVDFTDFSFYRLDPVSIRYVGGFGRMSWVEADAYAAAEPDPLAADAAGILEHMNTDHADAVLAYAKVLAGIKDATGATMTSVDRYGFELDVITPAGPKAARLPFGAPVSATDEVRKAMVSLVREARGRTA from the coding sequence ATGTCGACGAGCACAGACCATGGCCGCCCCGGCGCCGGCCCGGCGCCGGCGGCGGATCCACCGCTCCAGGGCGCGAAGGCGCCGAGCCACGCCGAGCGCTGCCGCACGCTGGCGCAGCGGGCCCGCGCCGCCACGCTGTGCACGCTCGCGCGGGATCCCGCCGGCTATCCGTACGGCTCGCTCGTCGCTGTCACCGTGGACGGTCACGGGCGCCCGCTGCTGCTGCTCTCGGCGCTCGCCGAGCACACAGGCAACCTCAAGGTCCGCGCCGAGGCGTCGCTGCTCCTCGCCGAGCCCGCCGAGGGCCTGGCCGACCCGCTCGCGCTCGGCCGGATGACCCTGATGGGCCCGTGCCGCTCGCTCGAAGGCGCGGAGGCGGCCGCCGCCCGGACGAGCTTCCTCGCGGCGCACCCGCGCGCGTCGTACTACGTCGATTTCACAGACTTTTCTTTCTACCGGCTCGACCCGGTGTCGATCCGCTACGTCGGCGGCTTCGGCCGCATGTCCTGGGTCGAGGCCGACGCCTACGCGGCCGCCGAGCCGGATCCGCTCGCCGCCGACGCCGCGGGCATCCTCGAGCACATGAACACCGATCACGCCGACGCGGTCCTCGCATACGCGAAGGTCCTCGCCGGCATCAAGGACGCCACCGGCGCGACGATGACCTCGGTCGATCGTTACGGCTTCGAGCTCGATGTCATCACGCCGGCGGGGCCGAAGGCGGCGCGCCTCCCGTTCGGCGCGCCGGTCTCGGCGACGGACGAGGTGCGGAAGGCGATGGTGTCGCTGGTGCGCGAGGCGCGCGGCCGCACCGCCTAG
- a CDS encoding B12-binding domain-containing radical SAM protein has product MRIALLYPPPWKIPAPGEALDASGDGPPAEYREGDLDPDFHQTPYGLFSLGAQAIRAGHQVKVLNLSSYPFSQVERVVRELGADVFGLSCWTANRRGVALTARCIRRLHPGAHIVVGGPHATPLAAEMLRHHPEIDTVTLGESEHSFLELLERLEAGRPALGVAGTAYRVDGRVELGPPRPAIEELDALASPHDHFATHIVMTSRGCAWACTFCGAEATWGRGFRGQSVPYVLDSIEAAVAKLPVKMVQIKDDTFTTNRKRVIEICRGIRDRKISFLWSCDTRVDVLGEELLREMRLAGCQRLSLGVESGSPSILKNIDKKITVKKIIESTELAKKYGIQVRYYMMLGNRGETAETFRETLAFLEAARPHQYIFSCLSIYPGTRDFDDAEAAGWLERDVYFRGDFQELKTPFDASEEDTALMSAWFEQNKGLRELYREGVEERLAILERLGDHHAAHLELGVAYLDAGQLDLAERHAARALELGHPLPGLALNALACVAAGRRDWQAMQDHFTAAAKRDPQHAVLIRNVQAARAWFAKGGPGKGLPLDLVARCDFQLLERTAQPALPGPLPEDFAAWPQAVARPAPARPAEAGGRDAAAQRGRLRVLPS; this is encoded by the coding sequence ATGCGCATCGCGCTGCTCTACCCACCGCCCTGGAAGATCCCCGCGCCCGGGGAGGCGCTCGACGCGAGCGGCGACGGCCCGCCGGCCGAGTACCGCGAGGGCGACCTCGACCCGGACTTCCACCAGACCCCGTACGGGCTCTTCTCGCTGGGCGCGCAGGCCATCCGCGCGGGCCACCAGGTGAAGGTGCTGAACCTCTCGTCGTACCCGTTCTCGCAGGTCGAGCGGGTCGTGCGCGAGCTCGGTGCGGACGTGTTCGGCCTGTCGTGCTGGACCGCCAACCGGCGCGGCGTGGCGCTCACCGCCCGGTGCATCCGGCGGCTCCACCCCGGGGCGCACATCGTCGTCGGCGGGCCGCACGCGACCCCGCTCGCGGCCGAGATGCTGCGGCACCACCCCGAGATCGACACGGTGACGCTCGGCGAGAGCGAGCACTCGTTCCTCGAGCTCCTCGAGCGCCTCGAGGCCGGCCGCCCCGCGCTCGGCGTCGCCGGCACGGCTTACCGCGTCGACGGCCGGGTCGAGCTCGGCCCGCCCCGGCCCGCGATCGAGGAGCTCGACGCGCTCGCGTCGCCGCACGACCACTTCGCCACGCACATCGTGATGACCTCGCGCGGCTGCGCCTGGGCGTGCACGTTCTGCGGGGCCGAGGCGACGTGGGGCCGCGGCTTCCGGGGTCAATCGGTGCCCTACGTCCTCGACTCCATCGAGGCCGCCGTGGCGAAGCTGCCGGTGAAGATGGTCCAGATCAAGGACGACACCTTCACGACGAACCGCAAGCGCGTCATCGAGATCTGCCGCGGCATCCGCGATAGGAAGATCTCTTTCCTGTGGAGCTGCGACACGCGCGTCGACGTGCTCGGCGAGGAGCTGCTCCGCGAGATGCGCCTCGCCGGCTGCCAGCGCCTGAGCCTCGGCGTCGAGTCGGGCTCGCCGTCCATCCTGAAGAACATCGACAAGAAGATCACGGTCAAGAAGATCATCGAGTCGACGGAGCTCGCGAAGAAGTACGGGATCCAGGTCCGCTACTACATGATGCTGGGCAACCGCGGCGAGACGGCGGAGACGTTCCGCGAGACGCTCGCGTTCCTGGAGGCGGCGAGGCCGCACCAGTACATCTTCTCGTGCCTGTCCATCTACCCCGGCACGCGTGACTTCGACGACGCCGAGGCGGCGGGCTGGCTGGAGCGCGACGTCTACTTCCGCGGCGACTTCCAGGAGCTCAAGACGCCGTTCGACGCCTCGGAGGAGGACACGGCGCTGATGAGCGCCTGGTTCGAGCAGAACAAGGGGCTGCGCGAGCTCTACCGCGAGGGGGTGGAGGAGCGCCTGGCGATCCTCGAGCGGCTCGGCGACCACCACGCGGCGCACCTGGAGCTCGGCGTCGCCTACCTCGACGCGGGGCAGCTCGACCTCGCGGAGCGGCACGCCGCGCGCGCGCTGGAGCTCGGCCACCCGCTGCCGGGGCTCGCGCTCAACGCGCTCGCGTGCGTCGCGGCGGGCCGGCGCGACTGGCAGGCGATGCAGGACCACTTCACGGCGGCGGCGAAGCGCGACCCGCAGCACGCCGTGCTCATCCGCAACGTGCAGGCGGCGCGCGCGTGGTTCGCGAAGGGCGGGCCGGGCAAGGGGCTCCCGCTCGATCTCGTCGCGCGCTGCGACTTCCAGCTCCTGGAGCGGACCGCGCAGCCGGCGCTCCCGGGGCCGCTCCCGGAGGACTTCGCGGCGTGGCCGCAGGCCGTGGCGCGGCCCGCGCCTGCGCGTCCGGCCGAAGCGGGCGGACGCGACGCAGCGGCGCAGCGAGGGCGGCTCCGGGTGCTGCCGTCGTAG